The nucleotide sequence ACTAAAAGTAATTCTATACTTAGAATCACAAAAATTTGCAATTTCTTCATTAGTTCCAGGTGCCTGACTGGCAAACTGATTACATGGAAAATCAAGTATCTCAAATCCTCGCGATTGATACTTCTGGTACAAACCCTGAAGTCCTTTATATTGTGGTGTAAATCCACATCTCGTAGCTGTATTTACAATCAATAATACTTTTCCTCTATATTTATCCAATGAGACATCATTACCTATTCCGTCTTTCACAGTATAATCATAAATATTCATAATTTATCCTACCCTTTCTTGCACACTAAATTGTGCTTAATTAAATTTTATATAATTTAATTCTATTTGTCAATAATTTTATATAAATAAGTTTGATTATACTAGTTATCTAAACAATCATATATATATCCATTCCTTTTTTAGCTGCCACAACCCAGCCTGCACACTTCCCACGCCACTAGTATTTCCTGCCTTTATCTTCTCTTGATGGCGAAACAATCTTTTCCAGCTCTCCTGTATATAACGTTTTAAATCGGGATAAAAATTTGTAAGAATTATATCACTCTCCTGCCGCACTCCATAATCAGCAATCATCTTACGGAACTGTATCTCATCCGCTTTTGTTTCACC is from Clostridium fermenticellae and encodes:
- a CDS encoding glutathione peroxidase, translated to MNIYDYTVKDGIGNDVSLDKYRGKVLLIVNTATRCGFTPQYKGLQGLYQKYQSRGFEILDFPCNQFASQAPGTNEEIANFCDSKYRITFSQFSKIDVNGENENPLYTYLKSQQGGVAGNKIKWNFTKFLIDRNGNVVERFAPTTTPEKIDKKVKALL